Proteins encoded by one window of Nitrincola iocasae:
- a CDS encoding Hsp70 family protein, whose product MAKTIGIDFGTTNSLITVILTEKARYFLDGSNTPYPSIITYDSGVPVVGKAAKSRLENAGVSNVGDIIRAPKRLLGKGSKYIEGKEYQPSEVVRDVIRYLKESALKSSEQDVVDHCDFEKAIVSIPVAMDGRARSELRDAFLQAGINIVQFVHEPLAALYAHFRVDGNMTNALEKYHDKLVLVYDWGGGTLDLTLCHILDNRITQIANEGDNEVGGDYVDEAIVDYVLNAELKERGLETTPPVQVGARARLLDFCEKAKIRLSTRSIEHIYVEDFFAFDDDTDPDIEIELAREDLDLISEHLINRGLSKIDELLKKLDIDQRRISLCLATGGMINMPRIKERLIEKFSIDRLNCSDRGDRIISEGCAWIAHDNARLTLAKPIEVREARNSYLKIFRAGTPLPIVGQGTPDESIILYCVDPRDGKAKIQLCRPENAQQMAAMDSRVTYDNLVVPVDPELKPFVERIELKLNIDHNLILSAKAKSGISQKITEPEFNY is encoded by the coding sequence ATGGCTAAGACAATAGGAATAGATTTCGGTACCACTAACAGTTTAATCACTGTAATTTTAACCGAAAAGGCGAGGTATTTTTTAGACGGTAGTAACACCCCCTACCCTTCAATCATTACGTATGACAGTGGTGTTCCAGTTGTTGGTAAAGCTGCAAAATCTCGATTAGAGAATGCTGGGGTTAGCAACGTTGGTGATATAATTAGAGCACCAAAGAGGCTGCTTGGTAAGGGTTCTAAATACATTGAAGGTAAGGAATATCAGCCATCAGAAGTTGTGCGAGATGTAATACGCTACCTAAAAGAATCAGCCTTAAAGTCATCTGAACAGGATGTCGTTGATCATTGCGATTTTGAAAAAGCGATCGTTTCTATTCCTGTTGCAATGGATGGTCGTGCAAGAAGTGAACTTCGAGATGCATTCTTGCAGGCTGGAATTAACATTGTCCAGTTTGTTCATGAGCCTCTAGCTGCACTATATGCTCACTTCCGTGTCGATGGAAACATGACAAATGCTTTAGAAAAGTACCATGACAAACTTGTTCTTGTTTATGACTGGGGTGGTGGAACATTAGACTTAACTTTATGCCATATCTTGGATAATCGCATAACACAGATTGCTAACGAGGGTGATAACGAAGTTGGTGGTGATTATGTAGACGAGGCTATCGTAGATTATGTCTTAAATGCCGAACTCAAGGAACGTGGCTTAGAGACCACACCACCTGTTCAGGTTGGTGCAAGAGCAAGACTCTTAGACTTTTGTGAAAAAGCAAAAATACGACTTTCAACACGTAGCATTGAACATATTTACGTAGAAGACTTTTTTGCATTTGATGACGACACTGATCCTGATATTGAAATTGAACTTGCTAGAGAAGATCTCGATTTAATTAGTGAGCACCTCATAAACAGAGGCTTATCTAAAATAGATGAACTACTAAAAAAACTTGACATTGATCAGCGACGGATTAGCCTGTGTTTAGCAACTGGCGGTATGATTAATATGCCGCGGATAAAAGAGAGACTCATCGAAAAATTCAGTATTGATAGACTTAATTGTTCTGATAGGGGCGATAGAATCATATCTGAAGGATGCGCATGGATTGCTCACGATAACGCGAGACTTACTTTAGCTAAACCGATTGAAGTACGTGAGGCAAGAAATTCATATCTCAAGATTTTTCGCGCAGGTACCCCTTTACCTATTGTTGGACAGGGAACTCCTGATGAGTCAATAATACTTTATTGCGTTGACCCTAGAGATGGTAAAGCAAAAATTCAATTATGTCGTCCAGAAAATGCACAACAGATGGCTGCAATGGATTCCAGAGTTACCTATGACAATTTGGTCGTACCAGTTGACCCAGAATTGAAGCCATTTGTTGAACGTATTGAGTTGAAGCTTAATATAGATCATAACTTGATACTTTCTGCAAAAGCAAAGTCGGGAATCAGTCAAAAAATAACAGAGCCTGAATTC
- a CDS encoding helix-turn-helix transcriptional regulator: MVTEKHEVLLRMRAIELLALWEGRIITNRLVDWFGVSRQQASLDIKRYVSERNPGSLVYSPSAKGYVPSPNFHPVISHGHVSEYLNLIAGIPKEPIAITLEANDHITAIQLPDCSVMPEVLREVIKACKAKFSLEIIYASMSNPTPHNRSISPHTLIYTGFRWHVRAFCHTRQEYRDFILSRIFEPKLSKAQYVGSSNDYLWNEFFTLILIANQHLSLEQKKLIEQDFCMSNGKLEVHVRKALAHYVLQRFQVGITDVDASEKLRFPVMIAKKCKVQLENLLFESEEKEELPSLNLVTSPKKSKMDT, translated from the coding sequence ATGGTTACAGAAAAACACGAAGTGTTACTCCGAATGCGTGCTATAGAGCTATTAGCTCTTTGGGAAGGACGTATCATTACAAACAGGCTTGTAGACTGGTTCGGTGTAAGCAGACAACAGGCATCTTTAGATATCAAAAGGTATGTATCAGAGCGTAACCCAGGCTCCTTAGTCTACAGTCCTTCCGCTAAAGGTTATGTCCCGTCGCCCAATTTTCATCCTGTGATCTCTCACGGGCATGTGAGTGAGTATCTCAATCTGATTGCTGGAATACCAAAAGAACCAATAGCCATTACTCTAGAGGCTAATGATCATATTACAGCGATTCAATTACCCGATTGTTCAGTAATGCCTGAGGTGTTAAGGGAGGTCATTAAGGCGTGTAAAGCAAAATTTTCATTAGAGATTATCTACGCTTCTATGTCTAACCCAACACCTCATAATAGGTCTATCAGTCCTCATACGCTGATTTATACAGGATTTCGCTGGCACGTTCGTGCTTTTTGTCATACTCGACAAGAGTATCGTGACTTTATTCTATCAAGGATATTTGAACCAAAACTCAGCAAAGCTCAATATGTTGGCTCTAGCAATGACTATTTATGGAATGAATTTTTTACACTAATTCTTATTGCAAATCAGCATCTTAGTCTTGAACAAAAAAAGTTGATTGAGCAAGATTTCTGCATGTCGAATGGTAAACTAGAAGTACATGTTAGAAAAGCACTTGCGCATTACGTATTACAAAGGTTTCAAGTGGGTATTACAGATGTTGATGCGAGTGAAAAGTTGCGCTTTCCTGTCATGATTGCTAAAAAATGTAAGGTCCAACTTGAAAATCTGCTATTTGAATCAGAAGAGAAAGAAGAGTTGCCATCGCTAAATTTGGTAACCAGCCCTAAAAAAAGCAAGATGGATACATAA
- a CDS encoding IS30 family transposase, giving the protein MSYRQLTEGQRYQISLLLSQDFSQREIARKLNIAPSTVNRELRRNKNEAGHYDPDRAQQRSLFRRLKPKAKRICENTRNAVEFMLELDWSPEQISAICTRIGYTVSHEWIYNYVLADFNEGGTLFTHLRHRLKRYKKRLHKQRGRILGRRSIHDRPGIIDDRGRYGDWEIDTVIGKQGTGAIVTILERKSRFYLVRKVTSKRADAVAEATIDMLQPFKALVHSITADNGLEFADHERIARELETDVYFADPYASYQRGANENANGLLRQYIPKGTDLRTVTQALIAKAQVRLNLRPRKILGFIQPDVIFKEQLRQNISGCCS; this is encoded by the coding sequence ATGAGTTATCGGCAGCTGACCGAGGGACAACGATACCAGATTTCTTTGCTGCTCTCACAGGATTTTTCGCAGCGAGAGATTGCAAGAAAGCTAAACATTGCACCTTCGACCGTCAATCGAGAGTTGCGACGTAACAAAAATGAAGCAGGTCACTATGACCCCGATAGAGCTCAACAGCGCTCATTATTTCGCCGTTTAAAGCCAAAAGCTAAGCGAATATGTGAGAACACAAGGAATGCCGTTGAGTTCATGCTCGAACTTGACTGGAGTCCTGAGCAGATATCGGCTATTTGCACCAGGATTGGTTACACCGTCAGTCACGAGTGGATCTATAACTATGTACTGGCTGATTTTAATGAGGGTGGCACCTTGTTCACCCACCTGAGACATCGGTTGAAACGTTATAAAAAGCGGCTTCACAAGCAGCGGGGCCGTATCCTGGGTAGGCGCTCAATACACGATAGGCCTGGGATTATTGATGATCGAGGCCGCTATGGAGACTGGGAAATAGACACGGTCATTGGCAAACAAGGAACGGGGGCTATCGTAACTATTTTAGAGCGAAAAAGCCGCTTTTATTTAGTTAGGAAAGTGACTAGTAAACGTGCCGATGCGGTGGCTGAAGCAACGATAGATATGCTACAGCCTTTCAAAGCTTTGGTTCACAGCATTACCGCCGACAACGGCTTAGAATTCGCTGACCATGAACGCATTGCTCGTGAACTGGAAACTGATGTTTACTTTGCAGACCCCTATGCGTCTTATCAGCGTGGCGCAAACGAAAATGCAAATGGGCTCTTGCGTCAATACATACCCAAGGGCACGGATTTGCGGACAGTAACCCAAGCCTTGATTGCAAAGGCTCAAGTAAGGCTGAACCTGCGTCCCAGGAAAATACTGGGTTTCATTCAACCAGACGTAATTTTTAAAGAGCAATTGCGACAGAATATAAGCGGGTGTTGCAGTTAA
- a CDS encoding nuclease-related domain-containing protein — MTILKQKDFLDTKDPRLAAGDKQEKDVAFYLRRAFKDDENILVLNDFRFTFNDEVAQIDHLIVHRAGFIIIESKSIYGEVKVNTRGEWSRSYKGQWSGMPSPIIQAGLQKDLLRQLLIDNVELFLGKLLGIQTQVRYREWAVLCTVSNNCILHREEMPSDISKQVIKSESISDEVKKIGGYSKLGSAFSTKPYFSQNELNNIGQFLLDTCQSKPNIEELKIEEPKISFDDKTNTISQPVEIVSPSNTQKSDEVLGTSVIGIACKNCDETENLTAKYGKFGYYVQCGSCDTNTSMKTACPECGNTKTRIKKQADEYWLSCDCSMNRLLFVQAK, encoded by the coding sequence ATGACGATTCTGAAGCAAAAGGATTTTTTAGACACTAAAGATCCACGTTTGGCAGCCGGTGATAAACAAGAAAAGGATGTGGCTTTTTACCTACGACGCGCATTTAAGGATGATGAAAACATACTGGTTTTGAATGACTTTCGCTTCACCTTCAACGACGAAGTTGCGCAAATTGATCACCTCATCGTACATCGCGCAGGTTTTATTATCATTGAGTCTAAAAGCATCTATGGTGAAGTGAAAGTTAACACACGTGGTGAATGGTCACGGAGTTACAAAGGACAATGGTCAGGTATGCCATCGCCTATCATCCAAGCAGGATTACAAAAGGACTTATTACGCCAGCTACTCATCGATAACGTTGAATTATTTTTAGGCAAACTACTCGGCATTCAAACACAAGTCAGGTATCGAGAGTGGGCTGTCTTATGTACTGTATCGAATAATTGCATTTTACATAGAGAAGAAATGCCAAGCGATATAAGCAAGCAAGTTATCAAAAGCGAGAGCATTTCGGACGAAGTCAAAAAAATTGGCGGGTACTCAAAACTAGGCTCAGCCTTCTCAACTAAACCCTACTTCAGTCAAAATGAGCTAAACAATATCGGGCAATTTTTGCTTGATACATGTCAATCAAAACCAAATATCGAAGAATTAAAAATCGAAGAACCAAAAATATCTTTCGATGATAAAACTAACACCATTAGCCAACCAGTTGAAATTGTCAGCCCATCAAACACTCAAAAAAGTGACGAGGTGCTGGGCACATCAGTGATCGGTATCGCATGCAAAAACTGTGACGAGACAGAAAACCTAACCGCTAAATATGGCAAGTTTGGTTACTATGTTCAATGTGGTAGTTGTGACACCAATACATCGATGAAAACAGCATGTCCTGAATGTGGTAACACTAAAACTCGCATTAAAAAACAAGCAGATGAGTACTGGTTAAGTTGTGACTGTTCAATGAATAGATTGCTGTTTGTGCAGGCGAAATAA
- a CDS encoding class I SAM-dependent methyltransferase, which translates to MTLDFYNQNAQQFFNDTIQVDMSELYQPFITQVKPNGCILDAGCGSGRDAKAFMELGFRVEAMDASIEMVKLASSYTGLNVKHQTLESVTDIEVYDGIWACASLLHLSEKQLPLVIRQFEAALRPDGVWYMSFKYGDGEREKAGRVFTDMNEARFAALMAQRPNLTVLKQWITEDKRPDRDEQWLNVVVGKSVVKA; encoded by the coding sequence ATGACGCTAGATTTTTACAACCAAAACGCTCAACAGTTTTTTAACGATACCATTCAGGTAGATATGAGTGAACTCTATCAGCCATTTATCACGCAAGTAAAACCGAATGGATGCATCTTAGACGCCGGATGTGGTTCAGGTCGCGATGCTAAAGCGTTTATGGAGTTAGGCTTTCGGGTTGAAGCCATGGACGCCTCAATAGAAATGGTCAAACTTGCCTCATCCTACACCGGATTGAACGTTAAACATCAAACCCTAGAGTCCGTCACTGACATTGAAGTGTATGACGGCATATGGGCCTGTGCTTCCCTCCTCCACCTGTCTGAAAAACAACTGCCGTTGGTAATCAGACAGTTTGAAGCAGCGTTGAGACCTGACGGTGTTTGGTATATGTCGTTTAAATATGGGGATGGCGAACGGGAAAAAGCTGGACGTGTTTTTACGGATATGAATGAGGCACGCTTTGCGGCTTTAATGGCGCAACGCCCTAATCTGACAGTGCTTAAGCAATGGATTACAGAGGACAAACGGCCAGATAGGGATGAGCAGTGGTTGAATGTTGTGGTTGGAAAATCGGTCGTTAAAGCTTAG
- a CDS encoding DEAD/DEAH box helicase: MTTHGWIALKQTVENYPEFQPQLLETLTQRLESHGFEFQYCLLRGVLFYQCESDIALIIDHLICHREHPYSYTEYTKEQNSLMHQYAQVYRISVDDERELEEQWRLLQRYLERDFSEDEIRSGGNRTLSEIDPTLPESFFEQAFIDCYGREALDRVSRELPMIDIKGQTRWVDYYLHRQDGGDIAIEKNGETYHHPIITGKAQYQRQLVKQNSLVAYGAKVFRWSMEGMRFVDNFHEELKRFFGPAEYFQLAQKVSVSRNFALLTHQVNQIDALKQARGSGNNAFLVVLPTGTGKTEVLIADFAEQYKAGLAKKCLVMVSSKQLKLDHIQKFTLRLCDHAIQGLSVGERVDCDIVVQTYSMLSRHFHALPSHLFDYLAVDEAHHATAPTVKKVIQHFCPKTLIGLTATDKRLDARKLEDIFGSYDTDLSLVDAIKEGLLSPIKAFRLHSNLDFSDIRFNGKDYLSTDLQKHVIVPSRDQLVVDTLLKYFVDTELNRKQGIIFCVSVKHAESLAKLMKLHKISAVAVSGKDNKSTAYIQDYQDGKIQFLTTCSLLNEGWDSPHTSVIVMARPTMSKVLYTQQLGRGTRKCAGKEALYVIDVVDNYGASSGVNKMPWSIHALLGVPEYRPWESVLDTDKPALTSEEVILAGLYEQERLLEKINIFTFESEYPDHISDEQLARELFVSTGTVNSWVKKGRITPAVSIPLGRRVLNYYAADQVEQIRAVLDLKKHDETTIYEDFWEFVREGNYTFSYKIVMMLSFLEVMDHNGECHLDTLVEKYTGFYRDRLEQGLPVDRPKCPYQDKDFLANSTLIKTSLLQNPFEKFERKRFMYHCKDLNHIAFSTVLWSKIGHGEEVKVLKEHYRVELERYYEQI; this comes from the coding sequence ATGACCACACACGGATGGATCGCTTTGAAACAGACTGTCGAAAATTACCCCGAATTTCAGCCTCAATTATTAGAAACACTGACTCAAAGACTTGAGAGCCACGGGTTTGAGTTTCAATACTGTCTATTAAGAGGTGTGTTGTTCTATCAGTGTGAGTCTGACATTGCGTTAATCATCGATCATCTCATCTGCCATCGTGAGCATCCCTATTCTTACACTGAGTACACCAAAGAGCAAAACAGCCTGATGCATCAGTATGCCCAGGTCTATCGAATTAGTGTTGATGATGAGCGCGAATTAGAAGAACAGTGGCGTCTGCTGCAGCGTTATCTCGAACGTGATTTCAGCGAAGATGAAATTCGCAGTGGCGGTAACCGAACTTTATCTGAGATTGATCCAACGTTACCTGAGTCTTTTTTTGAACAAGCCTTTATCGATTGCTATGGTCGTGAAGCGCTAGACCGTGTGTCGCGTGAATTGCCAATGATCGATATCAAAGGTCAAACGCGCTGGGTGGATTATTACCTGCACCGTCAAGATGGGGGTGATATCGCCATTGAGAAAAACGGTGAAACCTATCACCACCCTATTATTACCGGTAAAGCGCAGTACCAACGTCAATTGGTTAAACAGAATTCATTGGTTGCCTATGGCGCGAAAGTGTTTCGGTGGTCGATGGAGGGGATGCGTTTTGTTGATAATTTTCATGAAGAACTGAAGCGCTTTTTCGGTCCGGCCGAGTATTTCCAGCTAGCGCAAAAGGTATCGGTTTCCCGTAACTTTGCGTTGCTAACGCATCAAGTGAATCAGATCGATGCGCTGAAGCAGGCGAGAGGATCAGGCAACAATGCGTTCTTAGTGGTCTTGCCAACAGGTACCGGTAAAACTGAAGTGTTGATCGCTGATTTTGCTGAACAGTATAAAGCGGGTTTGGCTAAAAAGTGCTTGGTGATGGTGTCTTCTAAACAGTTAAAGCTGGATCATATTCAGAAGTTTACCCTTCGGCTCTGTGATCATGCTATTCAGGGTTTGAGTGTGGGGGAAAGAGTAGATTGCGATATTGTCGTTCAGACCTATTCAATGCTGAGTCGTCATTTTCATGCATTGCCATCACACCTGTTTGACTACCTTGCGGTCGATGAGGCACACCATGCAACCGCGCCGACGGTTAAGAAAGTGATTCAGCACTTCTGCCCGAAAACGTTGATCGGTTTAACGGCAACGGATAAACGCTTGGATGCTCGAAAACTTGAAGATATTTTTGGCAGTTATGATACTGACTTAAGCCTGGTCGATGCGATTAAAGAAGGTTTATTGTCGCCCATTAAAGCTTTTCGTTTGCACAGTAATCTGGACTTCAGTGACATTCGATTTAATGGTAAAGACTACCTCTCAACCGATCTACAAAAGCATGTCATTGTGCCATCACGCGATCAGTTGGTGGTGGATACCTTACTAAAATACTTTGTCGATACTGAGCTTAATCGCAAGCAGGGCATTATCTTTTGTGTTTCGGTGAAGCATGCTGAAAGCCTCGCAAAGCTGATGAAGCTGCATAAAATTTCAGCTGTGGCCGTCAGTGGTAAAGACAATAAATCAACCGCCTATATTCAAGACTACCAAGACGGAAAAATTCAATTCCTGACCACTTGTTCATTATTGAATGAGGGCTGGGACTCACCGCACACTTCCGTAATTGTGATGGCAAGACCAACGATGTCAAAGGTGCTTTACACCCAGCAGCTTGGACGTGGCACTCGAAAGTGTGCAGGCAAAGAAGCCTTGTATGTAATTGATGTAGTGGATAACTACGGTGCCAGTTCGGGTGTGAACAAAATGCCTTGGTCGATTCATGCATTACTTGGAGTACCTGAATACAGACCCTGGGAGTCGGTTCTAGACACGGACAAGCCAGCGCTAACATCAGAAGAGGTGATACTTGCGGGTCTATATGAACAGGAACGGTTGTTGGAAAAAATTAATATCTTTACCTTTGAAAGTGAATATCCCGATCATATCAGCGATGAACAGTTAGCACGTGAGTTGTTTGTCTCTACCGGAACTGTGAACAGTTGGGTAAAGAAGGGTAGAATTACTCCGGCAGTCAGCATTCCTCTCGGACGCCGAGTCTTAAATTACTATGCTGCTGATCAAGTTGAGCAGATACGAGCAGTGTTAGATCTTAAAAAACACGATGAAACAACGATCTATGAAGATTTTTGGGAGTTCGTTAGGGAAGGGAATTACACCTTTTCCTATAAAATCGTGATGATGTTGTCATTTTTGGAAGTGATGGATCACAACGGTGAGTGTCATTTGGATACGTTGGTTGAAAAGTATACAGGCTTCTACCGGGACAGACTGGAGCAAGGGTTGCCCGTCGATAGACCTAAGTGCCCATATCAAGACAAAGACTTTCTGGCCAATTCAACCCTGATAAAAACCAGCTTACTACAAAACCCTTTCGAGAAATTTGAGCGCAAACGCTTTATGTATCACTGCAAAGATCTTAATCACATTGCCTTCTCAACTGTGCTGTGGAGCAAGATTGGTCATGGTGAAGAGGTTAAGGTGTTGAAAGAGCATTATCGGGTCGAGTTGGAGCGGTATTATGAGCAGATATAA
- a CDS encoding IS5 family transposase: protein MSHQLTFADSEFSSKRRQTRKEIFLSRMDALLPWPQLLDVIEPHYPKAGNGRRPYPLESMLRIHCMQQWYSLSDEAMEDALYEIASMRLFAHLSLDGAIPDRTTIMNFRHLLEKHKLARKILKAVNRWLSDCGVMMRQGTLVDATIIEAPSSTKNKSNQRDPDMHQTKKGNDWHFGMKAHIGVDAKSGLTHSLVTTPANEHDLNQLNNLLHGEEEFVSGDAGYQGAEKREELKETGVEWLIAQRPGKVRALKKHPRKNKVAIKIEYLKASIRAKVEHPFRIIKCQFGFVKAKYKGLQKNDNQLAMLFALANIVRVDQMLRWQPKSA, encoded by the coding sequence ATGAGCCATCAACTCACCTTTGCCGATAGTGAATTTTCCAGTAAACGCCGCCAGACTCGTAAAGAGATTTTCCTGTCTCGGATGGATGCTTTATTGCCTTGGCCACAGCTGTTAGATGTCATCGAGCCGCACTATCCCAAAGCTGGCAATGGACGCCGTCCCTATCCACTTGAAAGCATGCTGCGTATTCATTGCATGCAGCAGTGGTACAGTCTCAGTGATGAGGCCATGGAAGATGCACTCTATGAGATTGCGTCCATGCGGTTGTTTGCTCATTTATCACTGGATGGGGCTATTCCTGATCGGACCACCATCATGAACTTTCGGCATTTACTGGAAAAACACAAACTGGCCCGCAAGATACTCAAAGCCGTGAATCGCTGGTTATCTGACTGCGGTGTCATGATGCGGCAAGGCACACTGGTTGATGCCACGATCATCGAAGCGCCGAGCTCCACCAAGAATAAAAGCAATCAGCGCGACCCGGATATGCACCAGACAAAGAAGGGCAACGACTGGCACTTCGGCATGAAGGCTCATATAGGCGTAGACGCCAAGAGTGGTTTAACCCACTCGTTGGTAACAACCCCTGCGAACGAACACGACCTGAATCAACTCAATAACCTGCTGCATGGTGAAGAGGAATTTGTGTCGGGTGATGCAGGTTATCAAGGTGCTGAGAAACGGGAAGAGCTTAAAGAGACAGGCGTGGAGTGGCTGATAGCTCAACGTCCTGGCAAAGTCAGAGCATTGAAAAAACATCCGCGTAAAAACAAAGTCGCCATCAAAATTGAATACCTAAAAGCCAGTATCCGTGCCAAAGTGGAGCATCCGTTCCGCATCATCAAATGTCAGTTTGGATTTGTGAAAGCCAAGTACAAAGGATTACAGAAAAATGACAATCAACTGGCGATGCTATTTGCATTGGCTAACATCGTTCGAGTAGACCAAATGTTGCGCTGGCAGCCTAAATCCGCCTAA
- a CDS encoding YgjP-like metallopeptidase domain-containing protein — MALLDNNKSGVWLQKKYPQVHDLVSDRALYDYAQGIKNRYMRSSTPISKVVYDDKIHIINNALGLHTYVSRVQGAKLKSKNEIRVSSLFRKVPEPFLRMILVHELAHQREKEHDKAFYKLCCYMEPEYHQLEFDLRLYLCHRDRFGDLWVRSTY, encoded by the coding sequence ATGGCATTGTTAGATAACAACAAATCTGGCGTTTGGTTACAGAAAAAATATCCGCAAGTGCATGATTTGGTGTCAGATAGGGCTTTGTACGACTATGCCCAAGGCATCAAGAATAGGTATATGCGCAGCTCAACACCGATCAGCAAGGTGGTTTATGATGATAAAATTCATATCATTAATAATGCGTTAGGCCTTCATACCTATGTATCTCGGGTGCAGGGCGCTAAGTTGAAGTCGAAAAACGAGATTCGTGTTTCTTCGTTATTTCGTAAAGTGCCGGAGCCATTTTTACGGATGATTCTGGTCCATGAGCTCGCACACCAGCGTGAAAAAGAGCATGACAAAGCGTTTTACAAGCTCTGTTGTTATATGGAGCCTGAGTATCATCAACTTGAGTTTGATCTTCGCTTGTACCTGTGTCACCGAGATCGTTTTGGTGATTTATGGGTAAGGTCAACATATTAA
- a CDS encoding metallophosphoesterase, whose product MYDILGDIHGYADELELLLAKMGYQRINTVWQHPTRVLISVGDLIDRGPQQKRTVDIMRSMQEYRSAIVIQGNHEFNAISYATYDANEKPLRAHTPKNKKQHQQFLNEMENHQDWYKDTIHWFTSLPLLLDLPEFRVVHACWHSDSIHGLKTYTDEHFRLLPSAWVHANDPDHPLYHAIEVLMKGWELKLPENYSFTDKDGHVRDSIRTQWWLDQNSTYRRIALGVPNTDSLPDCTISSDEMPGYDNQKPLFIGHYWLKASPYPTIVSKHVVCVDWSVADKGALAAYQFDDGDLKPENFVTVSVRPHDHFSLEQLSEAFYLADPMNTCCVENDCTDEYEYLAAQVRASLDDQTALYDAVEQALIDSFDDLVESRHVAKVLIKLGELIH is encoded by the coding sequence ATGTACGACATACTGGGTGATATACATGGCTATGCAGATGAGCTTGAATTGTTGCTAGCTAAAATGGGTTACCAGCGGATTAACACAGTTTGGCAACATCCAACACGCGTCTTGATCTCTGTTGGCGATTTAATCGATCGAGGTCCACAGCAAAAAAGAACGGTCGATATCATGCGATCCATGCAAGAGTACCGCTCTGCCATCGTCATTCAGGGTAATCACGAATTTAACGCGATTTCTTATGCAACCTATGATGCAAACGAAAAGCCACTTAGAGCACACACACCCAAAAACAAAAAGCAGCACCAACAGTTTCTGAACGAGATGGAGAATCATCAAGACTGGTATAAAGACACTATTCACTGGTTTACATCGTTACCGTTGCTGTTAGATTTACCTGAATTTCGTGTGGTGCATGCTTGCTGGCATTCAGATTCAATTCATGGGCTCAAGACCTACACCGACGAACACTTTAGGCTTCTGCCAAGTGCTTGGGTTCATGCCAATGATCCTGATCACCCGTTATACCATGCCATCGAAGTGTTAATGAAAGGATGGGAGCTCAAACTTCCTGAAAACTATAGCTTTACCGATAAGGATGGGCATGTTCGGGATAGCATTCGTACGCAGTGGTGGTTGGATCAGAACAGCACTTACCGAAGAATTGCCCTCGGAGTGCCTAATACAGACAGCCTCCCAGATTGCACTATCTCATCCGATGAAATGCCGGGTTATGATAATCAGAAACCACTTTTTATTGGACATTATTGGTTGAAGGCTTCCCCGTATCCGACGATTGTCTCCAAACACGTCGTCTGTGTTGATTGGTCCGTTGCCGATAAAGGTGCTCTCGCTGCCTATCAGTTCGATGACGGTGACCTTAAGCCTGAAAATTTTGTGACGGTCAGTGTGCGGCCTCATGATCATTTCAGTCTTGAGCAGTTGTCTGAAGCCTTTTATTTGGCAGACCCAATGAATACCTGTTGTGTCGAAAATGATTGCACAGATGAGTATGAGTATCTTGCTGCACAGGTTAGAGCTTCGCTTGATGACCAAACTGCACTGTATGACGCTGTTGAACAAGCGTTAATAGATTCCTTTGATGATCTTGTGGAGTCGCGTCACGTAGCAAAGGTCCTTATCAAATTAGGCGAACTCATCCATTGA